The genome window TTCATAGCAACCACCCTAAAACAATTCTTCCATAAATTCTTTGGCTAGGATATTCTCCTGCTCTTGAACCTATTTCTTCTGTGTACATTCCAGATTCTATTTTAATGATTTTTGCATTGAAAAATAATCCAAATGTTGGATAGCCTTGATTTATTCCAGCACTAATTCCAAATTGTTCTAAAAGTCTATATTCTAGACCCATATGAATTCTTTTAGCAATTACTGCATTCTGATTATTTGTTACGTCTCTTAAATCAGTGGAAATTGTAACCTTACTTTTTTTTGTTCCAAATGATGTACTAAAACCTGCATCTAATACCGTTGGTTCAGCTGTTGGTGGTGTGTTACCGTCAGGAACCCATCGATATTGCATTCCTATATTTCTACAAACAATCCCAATTTGAGTTGAATAATCTTTACTTAAAATAATCATTGTACCTAAATCGGCTCCAACTCCAGAGCCCTGATTTAAGTTATTATTTATCACTGTAGATAAAGCTCCATTTGATAATTGAGATTCAGCACTTAAAGCAGAAATGGATAAATTGAGTTCCTTTTTTTGCAGAAATTTTCCATTCATCCCAAAATAAAATCTTTCACTAAAAAAATCATGCGCAAGTGTTAAATAAACACCGCTTCTGTTTGCGGCATAAATATTAGCAGTAGGTATGCCTGTATTGGGATCAATCCCTTCATAAGCATTAGCGTTTGCTCGGTCTAAAAATCCAATTGCCAGCTTTCTAAAAACAACACCTGAATAGTTCTGAGCTGCAGCACTGAAAACTGAATTTTGATTTTCAGCTAAAACTTGTAATGCACTTTTATTTCCACCATTATAGCTATCATATAGTTGCTTTAAGTTTTGAGTTCCTTCTAATTGAGGGCTTACTGCAATTATTTCACTTAAAATACCTTTTCCTTGCGCTATCCCTGCCGGATTATAAAAGACAGCATCCATACCTTTTGCAGTTGCTATTCCTACGTCGCCTTTTCCAAGAAATTCTGCTGAACGAAATTCTCTTTGTAATTCTTGAGGATGTCCACTTGGCTGAATAAATAAAGAAATAATTACAATTAACTTAGATAGAGTCTTGAAGTATTTAATAAAATTTTTTGTTCCTATAAATCCAACCATGGATTTTCCTTAATTACAATTTTTAGTTGCAAAAAATTCGGAATAAAAAAAAGGAACTTAATCTACATAAGTTCCTAGTGAGAGAGAATAATGACAAAATAAATTACATAACTAAATTGTTTTGTTTTAATGCTTGAATACGAACTTCAAGTGGTGGATGTGTAGAAAAAATCTGCAATAAAGAAGATTTATTAGATATTTTAAAAGCAGCTATCGATTTTGGAGTTTCTTCTCCTTCTGGTAAAGGATTTTCATACACTCTTTGTAAGGCTGCTAGCGCTGCTATCATGCTAGATTTACCGGCTAACTGAGCCCCACCTAAATCGGCTTTAAACTCACGCATTCTAGAGAACCAAGCAATTACTATAGAACCTAATATGCTGAATAAAATTTCTAAGACTATAACTACAATCAAATTTACTAATGGGCGTATGTCTTCTTTCACAAATTGTGTTGTAGCAAAAGCGATAATTCTAGCAAAAAACATGACAAAGGCGTTCACAACTCCTTGAATAAGAGTCATAGTAACCATGTCACCATTAGCTATGTGTGAAATTTCATGAGCCAGTACACCTTCAACTTCTTGTTGATCCATTCTTTCTAAAAGACCTGTAGAAACAGCGACTAAGGATCTTTTTTTCGAAGGTCCTGTAGCAAAAGCATTTAATTCAGCACTTTCATAAATTCCAACTTCAGGAGTATTAGGAAGCCCTGCTTTTTGCGCCAATTTTGCAACTCTATTATAAAGATTTTTTTCAGCAGGAGTGCAATTTTCGGGATCTATCGGCTTAATACCCATAGCGAATTTTGCAACCCAACGTGAAATGGCAAGGCTGATAAAAGCTCCCCCAAAGCCCCAAATTAGACAAAAAATCATGAGTGAGGAATAATTTATTCCTCTTGCTGTCATGTAATGATTAACACCAAGTAATGAAGTGACAATAGAAATTGTCACCATGACTAAAATATTTACCATGATGAAAAGAAATATTCTTTTAAACATGCTGATATTTCCTCCTCTATAAATTCAGTTTCAAATATACTATAAAAAACTTTAAGTCGAAAGATATAAACGTTTTTCGGTCGTTTTTCTTGCAACATAAAAGGTTCTTTAATATGGTGTATTCAGAAAGTAAAATGTCAACAATTGATAAAAAAAGAAAAAAAGTACGTATTCATGATTTTCTTGAAATGAAAAAAAATGGAGTTAAAATTTCTGTAATAACCTGTTATGACGCATCTTTTGCAAGATTAATTGAATTATCCAAAATGGACATTGTCCTAGTTGGAGATAGTTTAGGGAATGTAATTCAAGGTAAAAATTCGACTTTACCAGTAACTGTAAAAGAAATGTCTTATCATATTAAATGTGTTAGAAGCGCATTGCAAACTCCTCTTTTAATTGGTGACATGCCTTTTTTATCTGCGGGAATATCTGTTAAAGATACTATGAAAAATGCTGGGCTATTTATGCAGTCTGGAGCAGAAGCTGTTAAAATAGAAGGAGCTACACCTGAGATCTGTGAACAAATAAGTCATTTAACCCGGCACGGGATTCCTGTTATGGGGCATATTGGTCTTATGCCACAAAGTGTACATGCATTAGGTGGATACAGGATTCAGGGAAAAAATGAGAGTGATAAAAAAAGACTGCTAAAGGAAGCAAAACTATTACAAAGTGCAGGCTGCTTTGCTATCGTGCTAGAGTTGATCACTCCAAATCTTGCTGAAGAATTGTCAAAAGCTTTAAAAATTCCAACTATAGGGATCGGTTCGGGAAATCATTGTGATGGCAATGTTCTTGTATTACAAGATATGCTTGGAATGAATAAGAATTTTAAACCAAAGTTTTTAAAACATTACTTGGAATTAGAAGAATCAATTGTTCATTCTTTAAATCATTACTGTAGTGAAGTAGTAAACAAATGTAGTGAAAATGAGTAATTTTACATGACTAGTGATAAAAAACTATCGATTGAAGAAATCAAAGCAAAGATTAAAGTTGTATGCATTTGTAAAGGTATTAAGCAAGGTAAAATTTGTGAAGCTATCAGTAAAGGTGCTGATACTAGAGAAAAGGTAAATATAGCTACGGGTAGCGGTAATGGAGGTTGTAAAGCGACACGCTGCGGACCTGTTATTGATAAGTTAATCGAAAATAAAGGAAAACCTATCATCGAGCCGTATAAAACAGAAATTGAAGATGATGACAACTATTATTGAAGTGCTTGATTTTAAGCGAAAAATATAACAAGTGGCAGGCCAGGAGGGACTCGAACCCCCAACAAGCTGATTTGGAATCAGCCGCTCTACCATTGGAGCTACTGACCTACTTGAGAGCTTTCCGAATATCAGTTGTAGAGTAAGAGGTCAAGCTTTGAATGTGACTTCATTCATAAATTTAATTCATCAAGTAAGGGGAAATACATGTTAAAATTGGAACATTCGGGTGTTGGAGAAATATTTTATGCCACAAGTCAATCTGCTGGATTTGATATCTGTGCAAATGAAAATCACATCATTCCGTCGGGTGAATGGAAATTAATCAAAACGGGATTGCGAATTATTGAGTCAATATCAGAACAAAAAATGAAAGTAGGGCAGCTCGAGTATCAAGTCATCCCAGAAATTCAAATTCGTCCCAGAAGTGGTTTAGCCTTAAAGCATGGAATTACTGTCTTAAATTCTCCAAGTACAATCGATGCCGATTATCGGGGTGAAATTATGGTAACTCTTATCAATCATTCAAAGTCTGATTTTTCTATCCAAGTTGGTGATAGGATTGCTCAAGGAGTTTGCGCATTAGTGCTTCAATTACCTGGAATTCATATTAAAAAAGTTGAAAGAGGAACTGGTGGATTTGGTTCTAGTGGGAAAAATTAGAGAAATATTTTTCCCAGCAAGTCTTGACTGATTAGTCAATATTGGTTAAACTTCAGCAACTTTCGGAACGATGCTAGCGGCAAGATCATTAATTCATTAAAGATTCAGGAGCCCGGCGCAATGCCAAGAAAATCCAAAAAAAAGAATAATATATCAGAATCCATTGAAACTATCCCTGTTTCTTTGGACAAAACAATTTATTTTATTCCTGAAAATGTTCCTTCTGGACAAAGAATTTTTTGTGCAGCCAAAAACATTTGTTATAATTTTGATGATGTTATTAATTGTCTTGAGCATGGAACTATTGATAAAATAGTATTTCATCCTTTAACTAGTCACTCAACAAGGCACTATATTTATCACTGGGCTAAAATTTTTAATCCAAAAATTCAAGAATTATATACCACACATTTTCCATCAAAACCGTCAGGTTCAAATCAAGTAGCGTAACAAAATTTTCTATTATTTTTATTGTAGGAAATTTTTTACCAATCAATCATCTTGCTCTTTATCCTCAAATTGTTAATATAAAAATGCATGATAAATTTTAAAGGGTTTTGAATGAGTCATTTATTTTTAAATCAAAACTATGACAGATTAAAAGTTTTTCACAGAATTAAATCATTAAAAGATTTTATTGCTTTTGAAAACAGGAAAATTATTTTTGAAGATGAAACTTTTCTGAAAATAAAAGAAAATGTTGATATTTATAAAAATAAAGAACAAGTTAGACTAAAAAAAATTGAATTACTGACAAAAATTCTAGAAAAAATTGAAATAAAAATGCGATTTAATAATTTTTAATAAACATAAAACAGGAAAAAAATGAATACAGTTTTAGTAATTAATGGACCAAATTTAGGAATTTTAGGAAAAAGACAACCTCATATTTATGGTTCTAAAACCTTGACTAATATACTTGATGAAATGAAAAATCTTGCTAAAGAAAAAAAAATTAAAATTGAAGATATTCAGAATAATGTTGAAGGTGAAATTATTAATTTTCTTAATGAAAAATTTCTTGAATATTGTACTTCTAAAAAAGAAGTAAATAAAAAAAGACTAATTGGGATAATTATTAATCCAGCTGGTTATACTCATACTAGTGTTGCACTTAGAGATGCTTTAGAAGTTTTCAAACAGGAAAATATTCCTATTTATGAAGTACATTTAAGCAATATTTTTGCTAGGGAAGATTTTCGTCATAAGTCATATATTAGTCCTATTGCAAATGGAGTGGTTTCGGGGCTAGGATCATATGGCTATATAGCTGCACTGCAAAAAATATTTGAACTGGAAGAAAATGTTTGAGCAATTGCTTAAAATAATTTCATTAGAATCATTGATCTTTGTTTTCAAAGAGAAAAATTTATTTCAAGAATTTCAATTTCACCAAGAAACACAAGCACTAAAACATGCAGAAATTTCAAAAATTTCTGACTCAGATATTTTAAGAACAATTCTTCCAATTGAATTATCAAGCAAAATGTTTGGGAGTGGTAATTTAAATTTATTAGCATTTATTTTTGCATTAAGACATAAAATTGTAGAATTAAATTCTTTATTTCATCTTTCAGCACTTAAATTATTAAGAAGTTCATCATATCTTACTTTAAAAAATGAATATGACATTATTTTTGGGAAAGAGTTTTCCTTAAATTATCACGAGTTAGAAAATTATTTACATCCAAATTTTTGGGGACAAGCGAAATCTATTCCAATAGTAGGTTTTTCTGCTGTTGGTTGTCATTTTGTTTTAAGAGATGTTACTTATTGTAGAGCTTTTGATGCTTATAGTCTTCCCTTTTGTAACTATGTCACTAGTGAATTATTTTGTGATCATCATTTGCGGGAGAAATTTTGGGGAGAACAAATTTTCAATGAGTGCTCGGTTCAAGCAAAAATTGCTCAATTTTATTTAAATATTCATAATTTTAAAGAAATTGATGAAGAATCATTAAAGAAAATATTAGATAATTTTTTCCATTACTTTGATGAATCGTTTCGGCGAAAAAAACCTTCAAGCATTAGCACAGAAAAAGTTAAAGAACTTTTAAATTTTTATAGCTTTTCAACTTTAGAAGAATTAAAAATTGTTGGAGGAGAAGAGCTGCGGAAACGATTTTTGGAAAAGGCAAAGTATTTTCATCCTGATAAAGGAGGTTCTCAAGATCGTTTCAGACAAGCAAGAGAATACTATGAAAATTTAAGAGAGCTTTTGGGCAAATGACAACACAATTCTTTAAAGTAGATCCTTTTAATTTTGTTCCGATTTTAAAAACTCCATGGGGTGGAACACAAATTTCTTTGTTAAAAAAAACTTATTTTCCAGAATTCAAGGCTAAAATTCCAGATTTTATAGGAGAGAGCTGGGAAATCTCTACAGATAAAAATTACCCTTCCCTTATTTTAATGAATGGAAGAGAAAAAATACCACTGACAGATTTATTGCAACAAAATTCTTCCATGATTTTAGGTGAAAAAATTGCAAATAAGTATGGAGCACATTCTCCGTTGCTCCTTAAGTGGCTGCATGCAAAAGATAATTTATCAGTTCAGCTGCACCCAAAAAATGGAAATCCGTTACTTAATGAAAGTGAATGTGGTAAACCTGAGAGTTGGTTGGTTTTGAATGTTGAAAAAAATGGTTATGTTTATTTAGGCTTTAAACCAGATCTTTCTAAAGAAGAAATTATTGAAAATTTATTAAAAGATGATTTAGAAAAATGTTTAAATAAATATTATCCAAAAATGTATGATTATATTTCTGTTCCCCCAGGATGCGTTCATGCTGTAGGTCCAGGAGTTTTTTTGGCAGAACCGCAATATGTTTTACCAAAGAAATCAGGTAAAACATGGAGAATTTCTGATTGGAAACGGCTTTATGATGAAAATGGTAAACTTTCAGCCTATGGGAAACCTAGAGAATTGCATGTCAAAGAATCATTAGGTGCGATTGATTGGAATCTTCCAAGAGGGAAAGAGCTAGAAAAATTATTGATTCAGCAAATGGAAAATGGGAAAATATTTTTAGGAAACACTTACAACCCTTTTTCACTCCAAATTTTTTATAACACACAAAAAAATGGTTATACTGCTATAGAAAAAGATAGTTTTACATTAGCAACTGTTTGGGCTGGCGAGGTAACATTGGAAACTAAGTATGATTCAATAACTTTGCAAGGTGGAGAAAGCCTTCTCATTTCTGCTGATGTTAAAAGTCTTTCAATTAATATGATAGAAAAATATAGAGAACAACCTAAAATTGCTTTTTTTGCATTGAATGATGAGGTTATTTAATGGCTTTTATTAATGAAGCAACAGGAGATATTCATTTTAAGGTCTTATACATTGGTAGTAAAAATGCAGGAAAAACTGCCAATATCCAAGCGTTATTTTGTGAAACCCTAGCTAATGATAATAGCTTGGAATTGAATGAAGTGATAGCTGATTTACCAAGAAATAATTTTTTTGATTTTCTTCCAATAAGCTATGGTAAAGTAGCTGAAAGAAATGCAAGAATACATCTTTACACTCTTCCTTCACATCAATTATGGCCAACTGTAAATATTAGTTTACTATTAGGTATAGATGGAATTGTAAATATTATAGATAGCAGAGTTCGTTACTTAGATAAAAATTTAACATTTTTAGTAGAAATTAAAAAAATGTTCGAATCTATACAATTAGATTTTAATCAAATTCCAATTATATATCAAATGAATCATTCAGATTCTTATGATGCTCTGCCAGTAGAAACTCTCCAAAAAAATTATAATTTAGATTCTTCTGATTGTGTCCAAGCTGTTGCAATACAGGGATTAGGAGTTATGGAAACCTTCGCGAAAATTGCAGAAAAAGTAGTCCAAAAAGTAATATAAAAATAAAAAATAAAAAAATATTTTTTTAGTTGCATCTTTTTTTGAAATGAAATAGTACGTTATTACTGTCTTGCTAAATCATTCAAAAAAGAGGAAAAAATGAATATTAATAAATTAATTTTAAGTGCTATTCTGTTACCTTCTTTCGCCTTTGCTGCAGATGAATTGCCGTTACTTTCTAAAGTAACAGAAACAGGTAAAGTAGCCGCTGGATATAATAAATCTATAGAATGTACAATATATCAAAGTAAAGTAAAGTTGAGATATACTGCGGGATTTGCAGCAGTTGTCCATGAAAAGCCAATTTCTTTTGGAGGTGGCATTAATTTCATGCTAAGTGACGCAAAAAGTGCGATACTAAAAAGAAATGTAGTGCGTACGGACTCAGAAACTATTACCTATCAGGCTTTCATGTTAAATGATTATGGAAAACAAGAAACTATAGAATTAGGGACTTCTGTAAAAGGGACATGGGCAATAGAGAATCCTTCTGTTGGAGCAAATGGCTTTCGTTATTTACTAGACAAATTATGTAAGTGAAATTAGAACTTCATCTTTTAAAAGGTGAAGTTTTTTTTTACAATATTAAAAAATAGAAAAATAATACTAAAGATTTTGATTTTCCATTCATTTCAAAAAATAACATATAAAATTTTTAAATAATTCTTACCGATTAGAAATTAAAAAAAAATTCAATTTATATTATTAGGTTAATTTAATAATTACTAGAAAATTATTTGGTACAGAAATTGCTAATTAAATATTACTATTAATTTATATTAATAAATAAAATAAATTAATAGTAATATTTATTTTCTTAAATAATAAGGAAAAATTATTATGAAAAATTTCTTGAAAATAGCTTTAATTAGTTTTCCAATATTAACTACTTTTACAGCTCAAGCTAATGTATTTGCCCCTCTAGTAGAAAATTTTAAAGGATCTTACTTATTTTGTGTAAATGAAAAAAATACTTATAAATGGAAATGGGCTGCAAAAAATGAGAATTTTAATAATAAGTATAAAGGAATAAAAAAAATAACCACTCACTCTGAAGAATGGACATGGTTAAAAGGTTCTCCATCCTTAAATAAACACTTTAATATCGTTTTAGATATCAAACATGAATTTCAAAGTATGAATGAAGCAAAGGAGTTTTGTGAAGAATTAAAAAATATTTGCACATCGCAGTACGGTGATGATTATTCATTAGTAGGAGTATCAAGTTATGCAGTTCCTGGATGGGGATTAGTGAGTGTAAGGTATCCTACTCCTGTTGTTGAAACTGAATCTACTGCTCAAAATGATTATGCAAGTGAAACTGAACCCTTGCTAGGATATGAAGTGGAAAATATAAAATCTAAAACGTCTTCTTGTCCAAATTGGAATTATAAAGAGTTTCCTAATGCTGGTGGAGCGAAATATGATGTTGAAAGAATGATTACAGATCGTTTATTTTCTCAGAAAAAGTGATAAAATTCTCCGAAAAGAAAAGGAGAGTTTTATTAAAATTTTTGATGCTCATTTTCATATCATAGATAAACGATTTCCTTTAGTGCCTAATAATGGATTTATCCCTGAAGAATTTAATGTGTCTAGTTATTTAAAAGAATTAAAAGACTTTAAACTTGTGGGGGGAGCTGTTGTTTCAGGATCCTTTCAAGCATTTGATCAAAGTTACTTACAAGATGCTTTAAAAATTTTAGGAAGTAACTTTGTTGGTGTTACTCAAATTCCTGCTGATACTTCTGAAAAAGATATTTTAGCCTTGAATGCTATAGGGATTAAGGCCGTAAGATTTAATATCAAACGCGGAGGATCCGCTACACTAAAAGATTTAGTTTATTTTAGTCAAAAAGTATTTTCACTGTGTGGCTGGCATACTGAAATATATATAGATTCGAAAGAATTATTTTCTATTCAGCAACAAATCTTGCAAATTCCCAAATGTTCCATTGACCATTTGGGATTAAGTAAAGAAGGAATTCCTGTTTTAAAAAAGTTAATAGAAAAAGGAGTTTTTGTTAAAGCAACTGGATTTGGACGACTAGACTTTGATCCTATCCCAGTTATGCAAGAATTTATATCTATAAATCCTAATAGTTTAATGTTTGGGACAGATCTTCCTTCAACAAGAGCGCCAAAACCTTTTACTTTAAATGACATTAAAATTATTGTTGATGCATTTGAGAAAAAAGTTTGGAAAAATATTTTTTATAGAAATGCAGAAAAATTTTATAATTTAAAAAACTAAAATATCCATCCAATTTTTAAAATATTCCAATATATTATAGGATAGTTTTTTAAATTCTCACTAATAGTCTTTTTTAATTGATCATTCAGAGATGAGTATTCAGGAGATTGAATGGCGTAAGAAATATATTGTTGCACTGTAGGATCTGTTAGATTAATATTATTCTCAACAGAAACATCTAAGGTAAGTTGCGCTCCAATTTCTGTGCCGATAGCAAACCAGCCGAAACTTCCACTCCAAGTAGCTAGCAATCCAATTTGCGGAGTCCAATAAGTTGAATTAATAGTAAGAGTGTCTATAAAAGGAGTTGTTAATTTTTGGGGAAAATTTGCAACTGTTAAGTTGATATTTCCTGTAGATTTAAAGAAAAATTGCCGTTTTCCATAAGCAGCTCCGATAAAAAAACTTCCTCCAAAAGGAAATATACTTAATTTTCCTTCATACTGCCAATAAGATAATTTTAAGGTATCAAATTGAAAATCTTGTGATGAATTAAGCATCGATTTTAATTGTTTTGATCTAAATAAGTCAAATTCATTAAAGTAACTATAGCTTGCCGATAATCCAATATATTTCCAAAATTTCGATTCAATACTTAAATTTGGACCATTAATAATTCCAAATCCTACCATAGGTCCTACACGAATTGGTCCAAACAATCCTTCATCGTTATCAGTTTCTTTTTTTTCTGAATTTTTTTCATCTTTGTCCGACTTTTTTTCATCTTTCTCATTACTTTCTTCTTCTGCTAATTCATCTTCTTTTATATTATCATTCTTATTTATTTCATCTTTTAAGTTGTTATTTATTGGCTTTTGACCTGGTTTTTTAAAAATTTTTTGATTATTTTGACTAGGAAATTTTTGCTCAATAAACGGATTATCATTTATAACTGGATTTACTAAATTATTTTGCAAATTTCTTTGTTGAAGTGGAATTGTAGGATCAATTTGAGAAAAACTCTTTAATGAAAGGCTAATAAAAAATATAAAAATAAATATTTTCAATAAGCTCTTCATATAAAGAGGAACCTCAAATATAAACGACCAGAGAAAGATTATTAATTTATATTTTAATGTAAAAAAAAATTAAATCAAGGAAATAAAATCACTTGCCCATAAGTCACCACGAATTTTTTCGCTTGCTGATAGCGCTATGTTGTTATCTGAAATTAAAACATTCTTTTCTTCAATAGCTCTGGAAAACTTAGAATTTTTATTAATTTTTTCAAGAAAATCATTTTTATTTAGATACTTTTCTAACCAAGAAAAAGGGATACCATTCGGGGTTCGCAAAAGTGTGAAAATCATTTCATCAATATATTCCCTTTTAGTACGTGGGCTTTCGTAATGAATAGAAAAATTTTTCCCTCTCTCAATTTTGTCAGTGAAAATTAATCTATCATTTCCTGGATCTATTTCTTGAAATGAACTGGGACCAATTCTGTATCTCATACCAAAAGGTTTATCCGGTGTTTGTGGGAGTAGTCCATGTGAACCTGTTCCAAGTCCTATATAGGGTTTACCGTACCAATACAAATTATTATGCTTTGTAGGAAACCTAGAGAAATTACTCGTTTCAACTTGTTGTAATGATAATTTTGAGCAACTTTTTAATATTTCTAAATATTCATTCACAGCATTATCTTCATCAGAATAATTTTTCTTTGCAAATAAAGTTCGTTGCTCGATAGTTAAAGCATAAGCTGAAATGCCAGTTGCGCCATTTTGAACTAATTCATTAATTTCTTCTGTTATAGTTTTGGAACGATATTCTTTTTTTAAGCCATAAATTAAATCTACTTGTATATTGTTAAATCCTGCAGAATTTGCCCAATTTAGGTTATCAATTACATTTTCTGGTGTATGTTTTCTTCCTAAAATTTTTAAAGTCGAGTGACAAAGAGATTGAGCTCCCAATGTAATTCTAGTAAAACCTATTTTTCTATAATCATATAAACGGCGTTTAAAATTTGTTAATGGGTTAGTTTCTAAAGTAGCTTCCTCTATTTTAAAATAGTTATTTAATATATTAAAGAATCTTTTATAAGCAGAAGCTTCGAATAAACCGGGAGTACCTCCGCCAAAGTAAATAGTTACATTTTGTTGATAGTACTCTTTAAGATTTTCAATAAAGTAAATTAATTGCTCTTCTAATTCATCAAAATAAAAAGAAATATCTTTTTTAGAAAACTTAGCAGTTTTGGTGAAATCACAGTAAGGGCAAATATGGGGGCAAAAAGGAATATGAAAATAGAATCCAATATTTGCTTTTTGATTAGGAATTTCGATCATTTTTTATTATCCATTTTCTTGAAGATGCATTGCGCCAAATTGAAAATAAAGTTTCTAAAGAATTATACATTAATACAGGCTCTAAATTTGCGAAATTGAGACGCATAAAATTATAATGTTTACTATCTTTTGAAAAATAGTATCCAGGTGCAATAGATATTTTTTTTTCTAATGCACGTTCTTCAACTACCTGTAAATTTTCACCAGGTGGAAATTCAAACCATAAATACATTCCAGAATCAGGTTGATTCCATTTTGAACCTTGAGGTGAAAGTTTTTTTAACATTGCGATTAAAGTATCCCTTTTAGAACGGAAGGTGTTTTTAAGTTTTGCAATATGTTTCTTTAAAATACCTCTAATAATTAGTTCGTAAATTATTTGTTGATCAATAATTGAAGGTGAAATACATTGTGCAATATAAAGGGTATTAAGATATTTTATATTTGCTATACTTGAAACAATATATGCAATTTTTAGACCTGGAGCGAACACTTTAGAGTAACTTGAAATATAAAATGAGTTATTTAACCCTTCAATAGTGGCTAAATTTGGAATTATAAACTCATCATAATTAAGTTCACTATAAATATCAATTTCAATGATAATTGCGTTTATTTCTTTTGCTATTTTAATAATCGCATGTCTTTCAATTGCGGTTAAAGAACCACCTGTAGGACAATGACAATTAGTGTAGATTATAAATGCTTTGGGTTTTTTATTTTTTATTTCTAAAATTTTTTCTTCACTCAAAAATATTTTTTCAAAAGATCGTTCAACAGAAATTACATTGTACTTTTTTAAAAGATCTGAGTAGAAAAAAAAATCACTATTTGGAGTTTCAAGCACAAGATAATCATTTCTTGACAGAAA of Pigmentibacter sp. JX0631 contains these proteins:
- a CDS encoding type I phosphomannose isomerase catalytic subunit, producing MTTQFFKVDPFNFVPILKTPWGGTQISLLKKTYFPEFKAKIPDFIGESWEISTDKNYPSLILMNGREKIPLTDLLQQNSSMILGEKIANKYGAHSPLLLKWLHAKDNLSVQLHPKNGNPLLNESECGKPESWLVLNVEKNGYVYLGFKPDLSKEEIIENLLKDDLEKCLNKYYPKMYDYISVPPGCVHAVGPGVFLAEPQYVLPKKSGKTWRISDWKRLYDENGKLSAYGKPRELHVKESLGAIDWNLPRGKELEKLLIQQMENGKIFLGNTYNPFSLQIFYNTQKNGYTAIEKDSFTLATVWAGEVTLETKYDSITLQGGESLLISADVKSLSINMIEKYREQPKIAFFALNDEVI
- a CDS encoding (2Fe-2S)-binding protein, producing the protein MTSDKKLSIEEIKAKIKVVCICKGIKQGKICEAISKGADTREKVNIATGSGNGGCKATRCGPVIDKLIENKGKPIIEPYKTEIEDDDNYY
- the panB gene encoding 3-methyl-2-oxobutanoate hydroxymethyltransferase, whose product is MSTIDKKRKKVRIHDFLEMKKNGVKISVITCYDASFARLIELSKMDIVLVGDSLGNVIQGKNSTLPVTVKEMSYHIKCVRSALQTPLLIGDMPFLSAGISVKDTMKNAGLFMQSGAEAVKIEGATPEICEQISHLTRHGIPVMGHIGLMPQSVHALGGYRIQGKNESDKKRLLKEAKLLQSAGCFAIVLELITPNLAEELSKALKIPTIGIGSGNHCDGNVLVLQDMLGMNKNFKPKFLKHYLELEESIVHSLNHYCSEVVNKCSENE
- a CDS encoding amidohydrolase family protein; translation: MKIFDAHFHIIDKRFPLVPNNGFIPEEFNVSSYLKELKDFKLVGGAVVSGSFQAFDQSYLQDALKILGSNFVGVTQIPADTSEKDILALNAIGIKAVRFNIKRGGSATLKDLVYFSQKVFSLCGWHTEIYIDSKELFSIQQQILQIPKCSIDHLGLSKEGIPVLKKLIEKGVFVKATGFGRLDFDPIPVMQEFISINPNSLMFGTDLPSTRAPKPFTLNDIKIIVDAFEKKVWKNIFYRNAEKFYNLKN
- the dut gene encoding dUTP diphosphatase; translation: MLKLEHSGVGEIFYATSQSAGFDICANENHIIPSGEWKLIKTGLRIIESISEQKMKVGQLEYQVIPEIQIRPRSGLALKHGITVLNSPSTIDADYRGEIMVTLINHSKSDFSIQVGDRIAQGVCALVLQLPGIHIKKVERGTGGFGSSGKN
- a CDS encoding type II 3-dehydroquinate dehydratase gives rise to the protein MNTVLVINGPNLGILGKRQPHIYGSKTLTNILDEMKNLAKEKKIKIEDIQNNVEGEIINFLNEKFLEYCTSKKEVNKKRLIGIIINPAGYTHTSVALRDALEVFKQENIPIYEVHLSNIFAREDFRHKSYISPIANGVVSGLGSYGYIAALQKIFELEENV
- the htpX gene encoding protease HtpX produces the protein MFKRIFLFIMVNILVMVTISIVTSLLGVNHYMTARGINYSSLMIFCLIWGFGGAFISLAISRWVAKFAMGIKPIDPENCTPAEKNLYNRVAKLAQKAGLPNTPEVGIYESAELNAFATGPSKKRSLVAVSTGLLERMDQQEVEGVLAHEISHIANGDMVTMTLIQGVVNAFVMFFARIIAFATTQFVKEDIRPLVNLIVVIVLEILFSILGSIVIAWFSRMREFKADLGGAQLAGKSSMIAALAALQRVYENPLPEGEETPKSIAAFKISNKSSLLQIFSTHPPLEVRIQALKQNNLVM
- a CDS encoding radical SAM protein, with translation MIEIPNQKANIGFYFHIPFCPHICPYCDFTKTAKFSKKDISFYFDELEEQLIYFIENLKEYYQQNVTIYFGGGTPGLFEASAYKRFFNILNNYFKIEEATLETNPLTNFKRRLYDYRKIGFTRITLGAQSLCHSTLKILGRKHTPENVIDNLNWANSAGFNNIQVDLIYGLKKEYRSKTITEEINELVQNGATGISAYALTIEQRTLFAKKNYSDEDNAVNEYLEILKSCSKLSLQQVETSNFSRFPTKHNNLYWYGKPYIGLGTGSHGLLPQTPDKPFGMRYRIGPSSFQEIDPGNDRLIFTDKIERGKNFSIHYESPRTKREYIDEMIFTLLRTPNGIPFSWLEKYLNKNDFLEKINKNSKFSRAIEEKNVLISDNNIALSASEKIRGDLWASDFISLI